In one Pseudomonas sp. R84 genomic region, the following are encoded:
- a CDS encoding MotA/TolQ/ExbB proton channel family protein, whose protein sequence is MWELVKSGGWMMLPIILSSIAAMAIVAERLWTLRASRVTPEHLLGQVWVWIKDKQLNKEKLKELRANSPLGEILAAGLANSKHGREIMKECIEEAAARVIHELERYVNALGTIAAMSPLLGLLGTVLGMIDIFSAFTGSGMTTNASVLAGGISKALITTAAGLMVGIPAVFFHRFLQRRIDELVVGMEQEAIKLVEVVQGDRDVDLAEGRA, encoded by the coding sequence GTGTGGGAATTGGTCAAATCCGGCGGCTGGATGATGTTGCCGATCATTCTGAGCTCCATCGCGGCCATGGCGATCGTCGCCGAACGCCTGTGGACCCTGCGCGCCAGTCGCGTCACCCCCGAGCATCTGCTGGGCCAGGTCTGGGTCTGGATCAAGGACAAGCAGCTCAATAAAGAAAAACTCAAGGAATTGCGCGCCAATTCGCCGCTGGGGGAAATCCTCGCTGCCGGTCTGGCCAACTCCAAGCATGGTCGCGAGATCATGAAAGAGTGCATTGAAGAGGCCGCCGCCCGGGTCATTCACGAACTCGAGCGCTACGTTAATGCGCTGGGCACGATTGCCGCCATGTCGCCGTTGCTCGGTCTGCTGGGCACCGTGTTAGGCATGATCGACATTTTCAGTGCCTTCACTGGCTCAGGCATGACCACCAACGCCTCGGTATTGGCCGGTGGTATTTCCAAAGCATTGATCACCACTGCGGCAGGCCTGATGGTCGGTATTCCGGCGGTGTTCTTCCACCGGTTCCTGCAACGCCGTATCGATGAGCTGGTGGTGGGCATGGAACAGGAAGCGATCAAACTGGTTGAAGTGGTGCAGGGCGATCGTGACGTCGACCTGGCCGAGGGCCGCGCGTGA
- a CDS encoding DUF2062 domain-containing protein produces the protein MPRRLFKRYMPDPTSIREHKSLRFLGKLLHDPNLWHLNRHSVARAMAVGLFAAFLPIPAQMLVAAALAVMVRGNMPIAVSLVWLTNPITMPAVFFCTYQAGAFLMDVPARHLPDELTWEWISGELSTLWQPFLLGSVVVGLVLGALAYCLVMMYWRWWVARQWARRKKSRMR, from the coding sequence ATGCCCCGGCGCTTATTCAAACGTTACATGCCCGACCCGACGAGCATCAGGGAACACAAATCCTTACGCTTTCTCGGCAAGTTGCTGCATGACCCGAATCTCTGGCACCTCAATCGCCACTCGGTCGCCCGGGCGATGGCGGTCGGCCTGTTTGCTGCGTTCCTGCCGATTCCGGCGCAGATGCTGGTGGCCGCCGCCCTCGCCGTCATGGTGCGGGGGAACATGCCGATTGCGGTCAGCCTGGTGTGGCTGACCAATCCGATCACCATGCCGGCGGTGTTCTTCTGTACGTATCAGGCTGGGGCGTTTTTGATGGACGTGCCTGCCCGGCATCTTCCGGATGAGCTGACCTGGGAATGGATCAGCGGCGAGTTGTCGACGTTGTGGCAGCCGTTCTTGCTCGGTTCGGTAGTGGTAGGGCTGGTGCTTGGCGCCCTCGCCTATTGCCTGGTGATGATGTATTGGCGTTGGTGGGTCGCGCGGCAATGGGCGCGGCGCAAGAAAAGCCGCATGCGCTGA
- a CDS encoding DNA internalization-related competence protein ComEC/Rec2, with protein sequence MRTGMMALAVGLLAPVFMPALPPVWLMLLLPVAALMLLPFRSYPLAFLLLGFTWSCVSAQWALNDRLPTELDGETRWLEGRVIGLPQSAEGVVRFELADARSRHEKLPSLMRLAWYAGPPVNSGERWRLAVKLKRPAGLLNPDAFDYEAWLLAQRVGATGTIKDGQRLSEARWAWRDSIRQRLLAVDAHGRTGALAALVLGDGSGLSREDWQILQDTGTVHLLVISGQHIGLLAAVMYWLVAGLARFGLWPLRWPWLPWACGLAFAAAFGYGLLAGFDVPVQRACVMVGLVLLWRLRFRHLGAWWPLLLAFNGVLLLDPLASLRPGLWLSFAAVAVLIFTFGGRLGPWRWWQTWTRAQWLIAIGLCPVLLALNLPVSLSGPLANLLAVPWVSLVVLPPALLGTVLLPVPYVGAGLLWLAGGLIDVLFRALAMIAGHWPAWIAPSVPTWVWAIGGLGAVLLLLPRGVPMRALGWPLLLLLVVPPRERLDEGLAEIWQLDVGQGLAILIRTRHHALLYDAGPRFGDFDLGERVVLPALRKLSVRNLDLMLLSHADADHAGGALAITRGLTVDQVISGDPAGLPAQLSAEACESGRQWQWDGVRFQLWQWADAGDSNQRSCVLQIEANGERLLLTGDIDTHAERVLLDSPLAVPTQWLQSPHHGSRSSSSMALLKVLQPEAVLISRGQGNSFGHPHPTVLARYRKQGLRIYDSAEQGAIHLQLGRFKPPWTMRHQRRFWRDTPALAR encoded by the coding sequence ATGCGCACAGGGATGATGGCGCTGGCAGTTGGTCTGCTGGCCCCGGTTTTTATGCCGGCATTACCGCCGGTCTGGTTGATGCTGTTGCTGCCGGTGGCTGCTTTGATGCTGCTGCCGTTTCGCAGCTATCCGTTGGCGTTTTTGCTGTTGGGTTTTACGTGGTCCTGTGTCAGCGCGCAGTGGGCGTTGAATGATCGTTTGCCGACTGAACTGGATGGCGAAACCCGCTGGCTCGAAGGACGGGTCATCGGCTTGCCGCAGAGCGCCGAGGGTGTGGTGCGTTTCGAGTTGGCGGATGCGCGCTCGCGTCATGAAAAGCTGCCATCGCTGATGCGCCTCGCCTGGTACGCCGGGCCGCCGGTCAACAGTGGCGAGCGCTGGCGATTGGCAGTCAAACTCAAGCGCCCCGCTGGTTTGCTCAATCCGGATGCGTTCGATTACGAGGCTTGGCTGCTGGCGCAACGCGTCGGTGCGACGGGCACGATCAAGGACGGTCAACGCCTGAGCGAAGCGCGTTGGGCCTGGCGCGACAGCATTCGTCAGCGCCTGCTTGCAGTGGATGCGCACGGTCGGACCGGTGCTCTGGCCGCGTTGGTGTTGGGCGATGGGTCCGGGCTCAGTCGTGAGGATTGGCAGATTTTGCAGGACACCGGCACCGTGCACTTGTTGGTGATTTCCGGTCAGCACATCGGCTTGCTGGCGGCGGTGATGTATTGGCTGGTCGCAGGGTTGGCGCGATTTGGCCTGTGGCCATTGCGTTGGCCGTGGCTGCCATGGGCCTGTGGGCTGGCGTTCGCGGCAGCGTTTGGTTATGGGCTGCTTGCCGGGTTCGATGTGCCGGTGCAGCGGGCCTGCGTGATGGTCGGGCTGGTGCTGTTGTGGCGCCTGCGCTTTCGCCATCTGGGGGCATGGTGGCCGTTGCTGCTGGCGTTCAATGGTGTGCTGTTGCTGGATCCGCTCGCCAGTTTGCGTCCGGGTTTGTGGCTGTCGTTTGCGGCGGTGGCGGTGTTGATTTTCACCTTTGGCGGTCGTTTGGGTCCGTGGCGCTGGTGGCAGACCTGGACGCGGGCGCAATGGTTGATTGCGATTGGTTTGTGCCCGGTTTTGCTGGCACTGAACCTGCCGGTCAGTCTCAGCGGGCCGCTGGCCAATCTGCTCGCAGTGCCCTGGGTCAGTCTGGTGGTGTTACCGCCAGCGCTACTGGGGACGGTGTTGTTGCCTGTCCCTTATGTTGGCGCCGGCCTGCTGTGGCTGGCCGGCGGTTTGATCGACGTACTGTTTCGCGCGCTGGCAATGATTGCCGGGCATTGGCCGGCGTGGATCGCACCCTCGGTACCCACTTGGGTCTGGGCCATTGGCGGCCTCGGCGCCGTGTTGTTGCTGTTGCCGCGCGGCGTGCCGATGCGTGCACTGGGCTGGCCATTGCTATTGCTGCTGGTCGTGCCACCCCGCGAGCGTCTGGATGAAGGGCTGGCCGAGATCTGGCAACTCGATGTCGGCCAAGGCCTGGCCATCCTGATCCGCACGCGTCATCACGCGCTGCTGTATGACGCGGGGCCACGCTTTGGCGATTTCGATCTCGGTGAGCGGGTGGTGCTGCCTGCATTGCGCAAACTCAGCGTGAGAAACCTTGATCTGATGCTGCTTAGCCATGCGGACGCCGATCACGCTGGCGGTGCTTTGGCGATCACTCGTGGTTTGACCGTCGATCAAGTGATCAGCGGCGACCCGGCGGGGCTGCCCGCGCAGTTGAGCGCCGAGGCCTGCGAAAGCGGCCGGCAATGGCAGTGGGACGGCGTGCGTTTTCAACTCTGGCAGTGGGCGGACGCCGGCGACAGCAATCAGCGTTCCTGCGTGTTGCAGATCGAGGCCAATGGCGAGCGCCTGTTGCTGACCGGCGATATCGACACCCACGCCGAACGCGTATTACTCGACAGTCCACTGGCGGTCCCGACGCAATGGCTGCAATCGCCTCACCATGGCAGCCGCAGTTCATCGTCAATGGCGCTGCTCAAGGTGCTGCAACCTGAAGCCGTGTTGATTTCTCGCGGACAGGGCAACTCTTTCGGCCATCCACATCCGACCGTACTGGCGCGTTATCGCAAACAAGGCCTGCGCATTTACGACAGCGCCGAACAGGGCGCCATTCATCTGCAACTGGGCCGCTTCAAACCGCCGTGGACGATGCGTCATCAGCGGCGTTTCTGGCGTGATACGCCTGCGCTCGCCCGTTGA